The genomic stretch GGGAAATTCCAAAAAACTGCTTCAACCACGCACAACCCTCACGAAACCCTCACCGTATCCGCCTTACAAACCCTCACCACCTCAAAAACCATCGCCTCGGCCGTTAACCCTCCATCCACCGTCAAAATCGCCGTCAAAACCTTCGACCACCGCTCTCACCGCTCAAATCCTCTGCACCTTTGTCCCTGTTTAGCGTCATCCTTCGAATCACCTTCCACCAACAACTTCGAACTCAACCTCTCCTCCATCGAACCCCCATCGCACAACCACACAAACACCTTCCTTCACCAAGACCTCCACCGTTGGTGTACTCCGTCACAACTACCGGCAACACTTGTTTGACCGCTAGATCTTCGTTCAGCTTTCACCGACCTCCGACACGTCTTCCTCGCCACAACGTCGCAAAACCCTTCTACTTTCAACCGCTTTTGATTGAAGCTTTCTTCGACTCGCTTTGCCGGCAACAACCGCGAAATCGCTTCGTCGCCGCCTTCAAACCACAGCCTTCACGCAGCAACATCTCCCGTGTTCTCGTTTCAATATCACAATAGCATCCAACGCTACCGAGATGCAATAACCCTGGTTCCAGCTAAGGTAAAAAATCGAAACGATTTTCATGATGTGAATGTAATGTAGATACCCCATTCATCTGTTTGCCCGCTGTTGtcttttttttatattttattttcagcTTATTTCTTTGGTCTTAGAAATTGATTATATGGACTGTTATGTCAATGCATTTCTAATTGTAAATCTATGATGAATCCAGTACAAATGCAATGGGTTGCGTAGCTTTGTTTGCTGTTTCTCACCGCCTATGTGAATTTTGCACAGTATTAAAGTTAGGTCTTTACGTGTTTGAATGAAGATGAGAAATGTATGATTGAGCACATGTTGGATGGTGCTATAATTTTCAAAGAGAAGGATTTGTTGTATTCTGTTTTCTGGTTGCATTATGTTCGCAATTTTATACGTTGTTTGGTTACCAATATTGATAGTCATGTATGGTGCTTGAACTTCCTAGCAAGGTTGAGAAATTTGTTTGTTTTATTTAGCATAACAAAGAGTAATATTAAGTGTTGGGCAAATACACAGTAGGAATGCAAGATGTGAAGAAGAAAATTTGATTCATCAATAGCTTTTGAGTTATTTCTGTCAATATGATTAGTAGTTTTTGATTGCATTTGTTTAAGTCTCATTTGTTTTGAACTAAGGATATTGTTTCAATTTCGGAAAGGTCAATAGGGTTTGGTTTATGACTATTTGATTCTAAGTAGCATCCTTTAGAATGAATTTGTACGTTTGGGCTATTCTTACACTTCCTAAATTGGCAGAATACGGTTTTATATTATCACTTTATTCTTGAGCCCGATTAACAGTGGATTCGGTAATTCGATTCCGTTATGCCGCCCAAGTTCTAATATATTAATTTGTACATTTTCACCGCGTTACAACCTCGCATAGGACATCAATCATATTGTCCTTATGCTCAAACCGGTTCCGAGAACATCTTCATCTACACACACCGATTAAATCAATGTTAATACCCATTTTTTTTCTCTTTGAacttaattaattgattaaaatctttaattagtttaatttctattaatcaattttaattaacttaattatttaatttagttaaataattttgataaataattttaattaatttaattaatcaatttaatcaaattttaataaattaattttgttaaaaagaaaTTGATTAACTACTTCCAATTACAAACTTCACATTATTTCAAACAAGACTATTTCATGTCATCACCATTTCATAATCCTTTttaattcaatttcatttcaattcattatccattcaaatcaatttcaaaaagcacaatcatacaattctcgatttaaatatcgagcccatttttaaaacacccttgtaagtcgagtgctcttagcatcgccatcaacctcacatagcttactcttgggcttccttacaatgaaacctacttgattattgattaatcgagtagatgaaataatacactaatcaattcatttattcaatcaacatgaattcaaatcattttttttaaaccattcaatttcaaacataaacttgggatgaaaaggagataggaggcgtacgccttactatttctcaattactcgaataattggcgtacgccatattgcgcgagttcttgtcacccgattaaatcttaaacCACACAGTTTCAAGtcacttttcaaaatcaaatataattcaaatcattcaaaccataacacttcaaatcataatcatttctacaaatcttaaatccttttaattccatatttcagatgaaaaggagaatagtgagcatccgcttcattatctctcgattattcgaataattggcgtacgccatattgctcgaatcttcgtcatcaaattaagacctaccaaaattcaaattattttcgcaaatcaaatacgacatctccaaacatatcttttacaatttaaatttcggatgataaaagatgagaggcgtacgcctcgccatctctcgattatttgaataattggcgaacgccatattgcacaaattatcgacttccgactaaaacgctaaataaacttggataagagaataggtggcgtacgcctcattattctttggataagcaagtagggggcgtacgcctcactaccgtgcatattcaacatccacaaacaaactttcaaaataattcgaacgaaaagggactagaaggcggacgccttattattcctcgaaagaattggacaattggtgaacaccacattgctcaaccttttgtcgttctccaaaaacatctcaaacgcatcaaactaacttctcgcccccgagcgatcgaaaccgaaaccaatcaaacccaaaaacatcaaatcaacttgtcacccccgcatgaccaaaacctcttcaaaagaacattgtcaatcctttctaatgcgcccaacaaaccagtgctagagcctcccccgagagtagacatgccagcgtttagccgttagaacgccgacctacacagtcgttcatcaaaacaaaacacaccaaatattcgtagtagcccgaactacgaatgctctgatttccttattgcaccataaggatacgtaggcaggagattgctgtatcttcgcgagcacactaataaaaaaaacctcccatttccccctcccgaggtcttcatccatatctatcatcaattttaatcactcgaagcaagcagataaacagtcaattaacagtcaaatagcaaaatcagactaagaggttcccgttgagtacaacggacgtgaggggtgctaataccttccccttgcgtaatcgactcccgaacccgaatatggttgcgacgaccattgTTCTTATTtataaaggttttctcgatattttcctattccttcgttggaataaataaagttcggtggcgactctgtttcaaacattttttttccgcgtcctatcgcgagggatcgcattatcatcatttttgaggtgcgacagactggcgactttgctggggaccctgctccaagcaagagagagtctagcctaacttagtctgattttgctatgactGTTGGAAGATATTCTTTTCTTCCATACTTATTTCTCTGTATTCTTTTCTGATTGCTTGTGTTGTATGTATTTTATCTTGATACTTTGATATGGGGTTTAATGTTTGGTGTGAGATAAGCTtcatacccgagcttcgagaaaaacttagaacccgaagttatgtagtattgaaccggggggtgtacacctcattgggacaatacgaagactccacctagagtagatctgtttggagtttccatcacaatatggctagcccattattgtggggaggttctaaatacgatccgtgactctagggacctcgccttaaacccaggttttgttttcataattggtgattgtgtagtattgaaccgaagggtctacaccctgttcgtacaatacgagaatcccacttagattagatcatttcagaactcccatcacgatgtggctagcccaccattgcgaggaagttttgaacttgatccgtgagtctaagttccttccttgaaaacataactttagaacctacctttggggaATTTCTGACAATCAGAGAAACCTTTGCTTCTTCCAGTTATACTGATGTACTCGACATGTGGATAATTTTGAGTTTGTATTCCTCTGTGAAAAACATGGCAAAGcttcatgcatttgcatatcataaacATGCAATGCATATCATTGTCCAGAAAcaaaaacttacaccatattctccctttgtccagtaaacgctgactactcgacaccggtacgagacacaccgcaactacaagatgacacttgaacagcTGGAAGCAAACCAAGTCTCGATGAGAAcagacattgactccatgcaggcaaagatggatcgTCTGCTTGAAACTATGTTGCTCTTAgcccagaaggagaaggatgctGAGACTAACGCTGAAGCCAGGAAAGTTGCTGCCGAGTTTGGATCGCCATCACTTAGCATCCCTGGAGTGACTGAACTTGATGGTAATCCCGCTCAGCCTAGAGGAGGACCGATCCCTATTCCTGTTCCCATGGTCAATATGAACCCCCGTGAGCACTCTGCTACATCTGCTCGACACGGATCTGTGATAGGTGATGAAGATCCATACGACgccttcttcatgccacaacctGCCAAACCTGCTGTTGGAGGTCTCCCAGACCCTGCTGTTGAGAGACTTCACGCATTGGAAGAGAAAttcaagtccttggaggttcacactactcccggtttggatGCTGTCGATATGTGTTTGGTGCCAGGCCTCGTGATTCCGCagaaattcaaagtcccagactttgacaAATACAAAGGGATCAGCTGCCCAAGAACACACCTCCGAGCCTACTGTCGCAAAATGgctgcccacatcagtaatgatcaactcctgattcattacttccaagatagcctcagtggggcatccttggaatggtacatgCAACTAGAGAGAGGTCAGGTCCAGTCATGGAGGGACCTTGCTGAAGCTTTCCTcaggcattatcagtacaacactgattTAGCGCCCAACCGCACACaactgcaagacatgactcaGCGCAAtaatgagtcattcaaggaatacgcacAGCGCTGGAGAGAGCTTGCAGCTCGCGTCCAACCTCCTCTTCTTGATAAAGAATTAATCGACATGTTTATGGGAGCCATGCACACCCAGTACATGGAAAAGATGGTAGGATCCAGCTTCCCAACTTTTGCTGAGGTTGTCTCTGTAGGAGAACGGATTGAAAGCCAGATCAAGAAGGGAAAGCTACCTTGTGCTGCTAATGCTTCATGTGGAGTGAAGAAGCCTTATCctaatctcccaaagaagccagaaggtcaGACCAACGCCATCATGagaggaggaggatatagggcACCTCCATATGCTCCTACACCTTACGATCAGGTTGCCGCTGTCATCCCGACACCGTATCAGCCACCATATCAGCAACCACATCAGCGACAATATCAACAGCCATATCAACAGCCGGCTTACCAGCAGCCACATCAAAATCAACAGCAACGTGCTCCACAACCACGTCAACCTAATCAGcagagggcaaggaggccagaaagacatttcgatccttTGCCAGTGTCATACAGCAAGATCCTcccctacctgctaaaggatggatcggttgttctgaaggagataacacctgtaactccaccatatcctccaggctacgacgccaatgctcactgcgagtatcacatgggtgctCCAGGGCATacaatagagaactgtaaggctttcaagcacaaggtccaggacctgattgataGTAAGGCACTTACATTCACGCCAGTGAGGCCAAACGTTGCAACAAATCCCATGCTAGCGCATGCAGAGTCGAGTGAAGCTCGAAGGTAAAGCTTCCCACCAGCTTAAAAAAACAGAGCAATTCCAacaaagaatcaagagatgaaggCCTATTCATTTGaatgaaggcaatcattatgccattttcaccatattgcattcttgtaatttgatcttgtttgtctaagtactgtatgctttaaacattgttatttgtatcTGGTTTTATTAATgtgatgattatgcatgctttgaatcaatctttcatatccactcatctatcacatttgcaaaaacacaaacacatacttttccactTCACCTCCTTTATCACACTATTattagtaaatgttggaaggaggatgacgaaaacagAATACTCATAATTACTGATTGTATGCTTTCAGATAAAACCTTGttgatgatgtacaggcattgtttcaaatccccaaacaccggagagataaggagttaatccctagtcaaccacttcgagcttagaagtaggagtttctttcggatctacaaaacccttacgcttaacctggggcagagtagtgttcagttaatctgactacacaTTCAAATTACAAAGGTGAAATATCCCATACAAGGATCAATCACATGGTTTTCTTCGCACATATCCTGAAGTGTCGTaggaaccatacaaatccaaattgTATGTCGGTCGTTCTtcaatgacttggcagtcacaatttccaaaaaaaaaagtcaaagaaagagcccgctaagtccaacaccctaaaaggagacttaggcaaaaacaggggcaatcctgatggattaaagcttcaaacaaagcagtccatgcaaaagttagggatcaaaacaaaatCGAAAGAGACAATGGAAGTCTCCAACAAAAAAAACAAGATttagtgaccaccataccaaaatcaaagggtcaccgacatccaaaaaacaaactaaggtggctgccattccaagagaccttgaatcaccatctttatccttacacctgcaaaagatgaatgtgtgtgaattaactgaacataggattggagatcatcatgaagaaggggtgggttaaaataaattttgagccttatatccttttgtttcaataaccgtgaaccaagccacgttacaaccctcaaaagacctaattgaagtaaggtttgttctgaaagcatactatagcaaggttgagtaaactgactcccaaagatttgctaatattctatTCTCACTACATCAttcacacactagctaaatcaAGCAATGCGATTGGACACATGATCCACTCGTcacacactaccacaacactccaaatgaatgattgttttttCAAAGTTtgcataactgttgcattaaaatcaccatttcttggataacaattcttaactgtcagtcagtacttgacatcgagtaaattccaacaaggggcaattcaaGAGGCACTTGATCGTTGGTGCTGACACGAATCAAGACCGTCCTATGAATCAGGGGCATGGCATCATTTTGATTATATTGACTTAAGAAGTAGTCAgtataagacaaatctccaagcatcggttgatcagggAGGAAAAGTACTTCAATACTCAGTCCATCAGGGGCAAGTCCCTCAAAGGCTAATCAGGGTcaagacaagttgcaaggggcaaattcccttcatatcttcaagtcaGTCAAGCAGATTGCATCAAGACATTAGCGACTGCTTGAGTTCACAACCAAAGTGTCGAAAGTTCGTACAAGTACAACATCATACCTTGACAAGAATCCTTGGGGCACGTCAAAAGCATAACCATGATGCattgatcacgtcgctatgctcagttacaggctgACCAGACATCTCAAAGGAAGAGATCGAGATCTTCTCAACAACAAATACACAAcatatcagcaagagatcaaacttggggcaccaagagtatccgcatctattgcgtgttcatcacatcatcaactaccgagtgtcgggaagtcagatcctttcACCAATCAATAAGTCAATCCACATTGACAATTACCAGAAAAGCCAAAGTCCACCTTGCTGGCATCCacacaaaaacaaatacaaccagCATTGGTTTCTAGAAAATACATTGCCTTTGaaaaggggggccaatcccaaacaagCCAATCAGtctttgcattcaaacatgcatcacatgcatcacctcatacataacgCATACATATCATTCATGTGCATAACAcgaatcaaaatccaaggtttagtcgtaggcatccaagccaaccctcagttgagtcattctTTTCCTCTGAGTGAGTTCCTACCCTATTATGGGGCGTTCCCATTGAGTTACATCTTTCAgccttttgttgataagatgttatcctcagctaagtcaaacattgtttctttaaacacttaccttgtttcgcgttgagcgtccctcaatgagtcgtttcctgtaaccttttgttgacagaaactacatctccccagagaatattggttttgcaaccttttgttgttgataccCCAAGCAAATCTTACCCGGTAATGTTCCAACACTACCCAGCAAATCAGGTTTACTGAACTTTGACAGTAGCcttatttttccaatatttttctcactatcatccttttggtgaaagtccattgaggaataatattGGTCATTGTCCTGTTTACGgtaaccgttatccttttggtaatggtaaatcattgacatttgtgatcttaccgtcatccttttggtgtcaaagatccttgaagttttggttcaaccttcatccttttggtgaatggtgacctCTGCAACTATTACAGCTTACCGCCATCCTTTTGGTGTTGGCGATCCTTATAGTGATAAGGATCCTTATCATTTTGGttcaatcatcatccttttggtgatgacgtccagttcaAGCTAAAtattatccttttggtgatagagattatAAAGGTTGGTTTAAgccatcatccttttggtgatggtgacatttgaaaaatccaaccgccactgtcatccttttggtgtcagcaatatttgaagttaaaacttattatcatccttttggtggtaacaagttttgaagttatgatctcaccttcatccttttggtgatggtgattgtggattcattatcgtccttttggtgataacgagttatgttgtttgtagtaccttcatccttttggtgatggtgactattgacttattatcatccttttggttataacaagttttgttgattggtcttaccttcatccttttggtgacggtgaccatttgagttatgggctcattatcatccttttggtgataacgggttttgttttgatcttaccctcatccttttggtgatggcgatcattgagtctgtttcaacttattatcatccttttggtgataacaagttttgaagttctgtccttattatcatccttttggtgataacaagttcggtttgtttgatcttactgtcatccttttggtgtcagtgatatttaaggttattgacttattatcatccttttggtgataacaagttttgtcttttaattacaccttcatccttttggtgatggtgactgtcaacttattatcatccttttggtgataacaagtttttgtcatgatcttaccttcatccttttggtgatggtgatcaattgcgttgtgtacttattatcatccttttggtggtaacaagttttgtcgtttgacaataccttcatccttttggtgatggtgattgtcgacttattatcgtccttttggcgataacaaaTTTCGTCTTTTAATAGtgccttcatccttttggtgatggtgactgtcgacttattatcatccttttggtgataacaagtttgtgtcttgatcttaccttcatccttttggtgatgatgatcaattgcgttgtgtgctcattatcatccttttggtgataacgagttttgttttgatcttaccctcatccttttggtgatggcgatcattaAGTTTGTGTCgccttattatcatccttttggtggtaacaagttttatcgtttgaccttaccttcatccttttggtgatggtgattgtcgacttattatcgtccttttggcgataacaagttttatcttttaattataccttcatccttttagtgatggtgattgttgacttattatcatccttttggtgataacaagtttgtgtcttgatcctaccttcatccttttggtaatggtgattaattgcgtgtgtgcttattatcatccttttggtggtaacaagttttgtcgtttgacaataccttcatccttttggtgatggtgattattgacttattatcatccttttggtgataacaagtttgtgtcttgatcctaccttcatccttttggtgatggtgatcaattg from Lathyrus oleraceus cultivar Zhongwan6 chromosome 7, CAAS_Psat_ZW6_1.0, whole genome shotgun sequence encodes the following:
- the LOC127102839 gene encoding uncharacterized protein LOC127102839, with the protein product MTLEQLEANQVSMRTDIDSMQAKMDRLLETMLLLAQKEKDAETNAEARKVAAEFGSPSLSIPGVTELDGNPAQPRGGPIPIPVPMVNMNPREHSATSARHGSVIGDEDPYDAFFMPQPAKPAVGGLPDPAVERLHALEEKFKSLEVHTTPGLDAVDMCLVPGLVIPQKFKVPDFDKYKGISCPRTHLRAYCRKMAAHIKRGQVQSWRDLAEAFLRHYQYNTDLAPNRTQLQDMTQRNNESFKEYAQRWRELAARVQPPLLDKELIDMFMGAMHTQYMEKMVGSSFPTFAEVVSVGERIESQIKKGKLPCAANASCGVKKPYPNLPKKPEGQTNAIMRGGGYRAPPYAPTPYDQVAAVIPTPYQPPYQQPHQRQYQQPYQQPAYQQPHQNQQQRAPQPRQPNQQRARRPERHFDPLPVSYSKILPYLLKDGSLSSTRFAGNNREIASSPPSNHSLHAATSPVFSFQYHNSIQRYRDAITLVPAKLISLVLEIDYMDCYVNTFLIVNL